The sequence ATTCCTCATCTTGATTTGGGCGAGGATGGAGTTAACCCTAATCCTGAAAAAGAGGTTGTTCTTGAATATTACAGAATAGAAAAAGTGATGTCCGGTACTATTGTGATGGAGCCTGGTGAGCAACTTGGTGTGAAAAGCCCAACTGCAGTTGGAACGGGCAAGGCGGAGGATGAGCAGAAGCCGTTATCAGAGATTATTAATTCCCTCAATGAACGGTTCGGAACAGATTTCTCTGAAGAAGATAGGCTTTTCTTTGAACAAATCAAGGAAAAAGCTGCAAAAGATGAACGCATCATTCAAACTGCGAAAGCAAATAATCTCGACAAGTTTGAACTGGGAATTAAAAAAATCCTTGAATCTCTTATGATGCAGCGAATGGCAGAAAATGATGAAATCGTCACTAGATATATGGATGATTATGAATTTCAAAAGACAATATTTCCCATTCTGGCCAAAGAGATCTATGAAAATGTTCTAGCGGAACAAGAATGACGAACCGCCTCCGAACGTCCTGTGCTCCGGCGGTGGGGCGCGGGGTTTTTTAAGAAACTAAAAACCGAAGATGGCGCGGTACCGCCTATAACAGCGAATATGAGATTCCGCCTTCGGCTCCAACCAAATTGCCTTTGGTCGCAAGCTCTCGCCGGCAACTTCTCATATTGCCCCCTCCGCCCTGCTTGGCTCAGGCAATTCGTCAAATATCCTGATAAAATACTGCATCATCACGCCGTATATGCTCGGTCTTCGGTTGTACCTTGGTCACTGTTTACTTTCCATAGCCGGGGGAATTTAAGTTACCATTTCCACCAGGGCAACTGAGCGGTTTAGAAACAGTTTTATTCCAGAACAGACAACTGTTGTCATGCGAGGGGAAGAAATCCTTGGTTTTTATATGGTAACTCTCGGTGAACAAAAACTCTTCCTAAATCATCTTTATATTGATCCCAAATTCCAGGGTAGGGGAATTGGAACAAAGTTGCTTAATCACGCAAAGCAGATCGCACTGGTTAATAACACGGGAATAGAACTTGAAGCGTTGAAGGAAAGACGCAGTAATTCCTTTTACAGTTCAAATGGTTTTGTCAAGATTGGCGAGTCAGAATTTGACAATCTATACCGTTGGAAAGAATCATAGAATTCGTTGTTTATGACTATGAAAACAGCGGATACGGCCTTGAGACTCGCTGAGATCACCTTCAATAATGTTCACAATGTATACCAGTAAAAGGATCCCATTCTCCTTGATGCGAGTGCCCAGAACCCAGAGTCGCCACCGAAGAATAAGACATGACATGATTTAATACTCCGTAATACTACGTAAAGAACCGCAAAGCTACTAAAAAATCTTTACAAACATTCCTTATTGTGCAATAATGTTACCTATAATTACCTAAGGAGATGGTATGGAGCTAAAACTATACTCGGTTTCAGAGTTATCAACCATACTAAAGCTGCATCCGAAAACCATTTTGCGGTTCATCAATGAAGGAAAGATACAAGCCCGGAAAATTGGTCGTTCCTGGATGGTCAGCGAAGATGACCTGAAGAGGTATTGTCACAGTGAGCTGTCAAGCGAACCAGCTCAGGTGCTTGTACCCAATTACGATACCATTGGAGAACGGATAAGTGTTTCAGCTGTTGTTGAAATCTCTGAACAGAATTCTGAAGAGGCGACAAGAATATCTAACTCCTTGAATGCTTTGCTGAATAGTGAAAAAGAAAGTAATGGAAAATCACGGTTTGACTTTTTCTATTATCCCGAGATTCAGAAGGCAAAGTATGTGTTTTACGGAAGCCCCGGATTCATCGGGAGGGTCTTACGCTCATTTGATGTATTATGCCGTAAACAGGGAGAATACTATGAATAAACCTGTGTATAAAACCGAGGAAGGTCGGAACATCGTAGAATCATCATACCAAAAAGTACTAGAGAACCATTCACATACGGCGTTCAAGCAGCTCTTTATTCCAACAGAGGTGGCGCGCACCCATGTACTCAGATTTGGCGAAGTAACCAAACCGCCGCTTATTATGCTTCACGGTTCTGCATCAAACAGCGCCGCCTGGTTGGGCACTATTTCAAACTTCATTGACCATTTCTGTGTGTATTGTGTAGATATCCCCGGCGAACCCGGATTGAGCGAACCGGCCCGATGTATCCTGGA comes from Spirochaeta lutea and encodes:
- a CDS encoding helix-turn-helix domain-containing protein, whose product is MELKLYSVSELSTILKLHPKTILRFINEGKIQARKIGRSWMVSEDDLKRYCHSELSSEPAQVLVPNYDTIGERISVSAVVEISEQNSEEATRISNSLNALLNSEKESNGKSRFDFFYYPEIQKAKYVFYGSPGFIGRVLRSFDVLCRKQGEYYE
- a CDS encoding GNAT family N-acetyltransferase, whose amino-acid sequence is MSTRATERFRNSFIPEQTTVVMRGEEILGFYMVTLGEQKLFLNHLYIDPKFQGRGIGTKLLNHAKQIALVNNTGIELEALKERRSNSFYSSNGFVKIGESEFDNLYRWKES